The DNA segment CCCTCCGCATGACGAATCCCAAGCGATAAATAATTACCAATTTCCATTGTTGAAGTATTAATCTCGTTAAATGTCAACCAATGTTTTACTAAATGCTTATAACGTTTAAAAATCACTTCGCAAAAATGAAGATAATAATCAATCAAATCGCGCGACGCCCAACCGTTTACCTCATTTGTTAATGCTAACGGAATATCAAAATGAGCAATCGTCACTAGTGGTTCAATTTGGTATTTTTTTAATTCGTTAAAAACATCTTCATAAAACTGCAATCCTTCCTCATTAGGCTCTGCTTCTTTTCCAGTTGGGAAAATACGGGTCCAGTTTATCGACATCCGGAATACTTTAAATCCAGCCTCTGCCATTAACCTAATATCTTCTTTATAATGATGGTAAAAATCAACAGCTTCATGACTTGGATAAAAAGTGGATTCTTCTAACTTTGCCGTAATTCTTCTCGGTTCTGTGTGCGTTCCACCTGTAAATAGATCCGCACAAGCAAGCCCTTTGCCTCCTAAATTATAGCCACCTTCAAATTGATTGGCCGCGGTCGCCCCGCCCCACATAAAACCATCTGGAAACTTTGTATTACTCATTTTGTTCACTCCTTAATTCCATTACTTGATTACCTTTTGTTACTGCACCATTATCTTTACTCTCTATCAATGAATATTCATTGGTATTTGTAACTACCATAATAGTTGTTGTATCATATTTTTCTGCAATTTTTTCCATATCAAACGTTACTAATAAATCGCCTTGCTCCACTACATCGCCATTCGTAACATGAGCCGTGAAGTAGTTACCATCAAGTTTCACTGTATCAATGCCTACATGTAACAATATTTCGGCACCATTATCAGTTTGCATTGCAATCGCATGTTTTGTTTTAAAAAGCGAAATGATAGTGCCGTTAGCTGGAGCATATAGTTTACCTTCATTTGGCTTAATCGCAATACTTTTACCCATAATTTCGTCTGCAAAAGTAGTATCATTTACTTCACTCATTTTTACTAATTCACCAGCAACAGGTGCTTGCAAGATTTCTGTCCCAGCTGCTACTTTTTCTACTACAGGAGTTGCTTCTACCAGCTGTTCATCAATACCGAAAATATAAGAAAAAATCAAAGCTACGATGAATGCTAGAGCCATTGCTATTAGCGCGTAAACGAAAGTATCCCCAACAAGACCAGGAAGGCCAGGAATACCACCATTACCTGTTAAAACATAAGCTTTTACACCAAACATCATTGCAAAACCACCACCAGCAGCCCCACCAATTAATGAAGCCATGAAAGGACGTTTATATACCACATTTATCCCATACATTGCTGGCTCAGTTACACCCATTAATGCTGTTAAACCTGTTGAAAATGCTAATGATTTCAGTTTTTTATCTTTTGCTCGGAAAAACACACCGAAAGTTGCTCCCGCTTGGCTCATATTTGAAATATAAGTTAACGGTAAAAATTTATCATAACCATATTTTGCTAAATTACTAATGACAAAAGGTACAATTGCATAGTGCATACCTGTCATAACAATAATTGCCATCGCTCCACCAATTAAGATACCGCCAATGACACCACCATTATTTAATAACCAGTTAATGCCCCCAGATACACCATCACCAACGAATGTACCGAGTGGCCCAATCACAACGAGTGTCAAAGGAACTACGATAAACATTGTAATTAATGGGACAAATAACAGTTTTAAAGAGGTTGGAATAATTCGGTCCACCCATTTTTCCACATAAGACATAATCCAGATTGCTAGTAAAATTGGAATAACAGAATAAGCATAAGTCACTGGAGTTACTGGTAATCCGATGAAATGTGGCACTTTTCCTGCACTAAGTAAAGCAGTTAAGTCCGGATAAAGCAGTGCCGCCCCAATTCCGAGTGCCACAAACATGTTTGCTTTGAAATAACGAGCTGCACTAACAGCAACTAAAATTGGTAGGAAGTAAAATACTCCGTCCCCAATCGCCATTAAAATACGATATGTTTCTGTATTAGTCGCCAACCAATCAAGTGAAACAAATAACGCCATAAAACCTTTAATTAAACCAGCTCCCGCAATCGCAGGAAGAATCGGAGCAAACACTCCTGAAAGTGCATCAAAGATATTCGAGAAAAATCCTTTTACTCCTTTTTGGCGCGTTGTTTTATTCGCTGTTTCTTTATTTTTCCAAGCTGGATTTTCTTCTACTAATGCGTCAAATACTTTAGGTACGTCATTTCCAATGATTACTTGGAATTGATTTCCAGCAATATTCGTCCCCATCACTTTATCTAAATCTTTTAATTGTTGCTCATTTACTTTCGATTGATCTTTTAATTGAAATCGCAATCTCGTAATGCAGTGATAAACCTCATTTACATTTCCTTTACCACCGACTGCCTGTATAATTTCTTTTGCTAACTGATTATAGTCCATGCTAATCCTCCTAAATATAATAGAAAAACCTGAATGTAATGCACCTAAAAAAGCATACAATCATCCAGGTATTGCCCGCCAGTAGCGGTAACAAGCCTATTAGTTATTTTTTCTTTTTAAAAGTCGTTCAATATGAAGCGCGAGATAAAATTGTTCTGAATGGCTCATAGTAAACTGATAATTCTTCTCCAAAAACAGACCGATTTTTTCAATACATTCGAAAATTACTGTTCTACTTTTCTTGACTGTTTGGTAGAGAAACTCATCCATTTCGTCAATCGTCTCACCAATAATGACGCGCTGACAGAAAAACTTAAGATGCGTCATAAAACGATAATAATTCGTGCTTTCCTCATCAAATTCAATGTTAAAATGGTATTTAATAATAGAAATAATTTCTTGAATCAATTGCATAATGTGCGTGACATCATTCATATCACTATCCACTTCAGCATTAACAAAATGAAGCGCTATGTTAGAAATTTCGGCTTCTGGCAACTCCAGTTTAAGCTTGTCCTCTACCATTTTTGCAGCATCTTTTGCTACTGCATACTCTTCTTGATAAAAGCGTTTCACTTCCCATGAAAGCGGGTTTTCAATAACTACATTTTCTTGTAATCGTTGCGTGGCAAAGTATAGATGATCCGAAAGAGAAATATAGATAACATCACTAATATCTTTTGTTGTTTTCATTTTGAACAACTTCACAATATCATCAGTTACTTCTAAAAATTGTATTGGAATTTCATTTACAATCATTTTGAACTTATCAATTGTATCGTCCTTCAACTCAAAAACTTTTTCGATTTTCGATTCATTAATTGGATCACCCACTTTAGAATTAAAGCCAAGCCCCTTTCCTAAAATCAGTAACTCCTGCGCATCCTCGCTAATCGCACTTACAATATTATTATTAAAAATCCTCTCAATTCTCAACTAAATCACCACCTATTTGAAGCAAAATAAAAAGAGCAATACCACACATATCAGCCAAAAAAACTAATATCTGGTATTGCCCGCATTACCGGTAACAAGCCTCATGGATATAGTAACACCATATGAAATCGCTGTCAATGACGTTTTGGAAGATTTTTTAGATAAAATTTTTAACATACTAATTTTGCCAGCTTTTCTTTTACTAGGAAGTCAGAACAAATCAACTCCACCACTTTATCTTTCCACCCATCTATACTACAATAAACTTGAAACAAAAAACGGAACAATTATCCGTTTAAAATAGAAAGGGGTGACTACATGAATTTTTATGAGCGTATTAAAATCATGGTCCCACCATTTCCCTGTAAAGGATGTTTTTTTCCCAGATAAATAAATAATTCAGGAGAGTTTTTTATGGAAAAAAACATCGAAACAAAGAAAATCAATTTGGCGCTACTCGTTTGTCTTGTTGGTTTTCCGCAAATTAGTGAAACTATTTATACACCTTCTTTGACTGAAATTGCCACAAGCTATGGTATCTCATTAAATCTGGCTCAGATGACTTTAAGCATCTACTTTCTTGCTTTTGCCGCTGGTGTATTCTTTTGGGGAGTGAGTTCAGATTATCTAGGGCGACGTAAAGCCATGAACTTTGGGATATTTATTTATATTCTTGGGTGCCTGGTTTGCCTTATTTCTAGTAATATTACAGTGCTTTTTATCGGCCGTTTTATTCAAGCTTTTGGTGCTAGTACGGGTTCTGTTACAACACAAACAATTTTACGAGATAATTATCATGGTAAAAATCGCCATCAGCTCTTTGCAAAAATATCAGCTGCCTTAGCATTTTCACCCGCAATCGGTCCATTAGTTGGTGGATTTATCGGACAATTTTACGGCTTTCGCGCAGTATTTTTATGTTTAGTAATTATGGGGATGGCGCTGTTTTTCTGGAGTTTAAAACGATTGCCAGAAACTAACACTGTTACAACTACTTCGTTTAGCGTACAGGAAATGCTAGTAATTGGTAAAAAAATGATTTATAACCGCTATACCACTTCTTTTGGTGTATTAATTGGGATTTTCAATGGAATTTTGTTTAGTTACTATTCAGAAGCACCAACTATTTTCATGGAGAAGTTTCATTTTAGCCAGAGTCAGTATGGCTTTATGGGGTGTGCTGTGGCCGCAGCAACGATACTGGGCGCTTGGCTCTCTAATCTGCGCTTAAAACAGAATTCGCCACATAAAATAATTAAAGAAGGGATTTTACTAGCCCTGTTTGGCACTACAGCCCTTAGCACAGTTGCCCTACTCCCGCTAAAAATCCAAGTAATAATGTATATTCTCTTCATTTCTATTATCTTAGTAGGAATCGGCATGGCACTACCAAATTGTTTAAGCTTAGCATTAGTAAAATTTCAAGAAGTTGCTGGAACGGCTGGTGCCTTTTTAAGCTTAGGATACTATGTAATTGTCAGTATTTGTACGTTTTTAATCGGAGTTTTTCACACCGGATCCATACTTGTATTTCCAATATTTTGTATCGTATTGCTTCTAATTGCGCTTATTTGTATAAAATTTAGTAAATAGAAAACAGGAAACTTTTTATAGCCATTTGCGAAAAAAGATGGCTTAAGAGAGTTTCCTGTTTATTTTAAAGTTAAGTTAGTTGGATTTTTTATATGATTTTCAGTATAGTTGAAGCCAATAGTTCTTGTAGCGAATTATACAACAACTCGCTTTCTCCAGAGTCATGAAAATAGATAGTTATTTTCCCAGCCGTATCCATTAAAATTGGATTTCCCGAACCGTCATCTGAAATAACGTAACTATTTCTTAATTCCCTCGGGACACTTTCTCCGTAAGTGTCTCTAAACTTTAACGTGAAATCGACTACTGTCGCTTTGCCAATTAATGACTCATTACTAAATGCATGGATACTTATCCCAGCAAATGCACCACCAAACCGCTTTATAAAATTAATATATTGCTCGTTAAACTGCACATTCAAGAGTTTCTGAGCTTCATTTATTTGATCCGACGTCGCAGGTAATCCCCTCAACTCAACAAACTCTTCAAAAAAAGCATCTAATTTCAAAAATATATCCATATAAATATTCTCCTCAAACATTTTTTGTTTTTTCAATTCATTACTATGACTTTCAAGTATCATTTCTTTTTAGTTAGGATAATGCCAATATTGTCATTAAAAATCTGTAATATTAATTATCACAGAACTCCCAATAAAAATGTTCCGCAAATAATTGAAAAACAAATTCATATCCACTTTATTTGGATTAAAGCTTATTTTTATAACCGAAACTCCAATTTCCTTCACTTTGTCTTCAGTAATTCTCACTTCTATTAAATGTTTTTTCACTTTAACTAAATTTATTGCATTAGCATACTCTCTTGATGACTCACTAGTTTGAAATCCAATAGAATCATTAGTGTCTACTCCATCTTCATCAAGTCTAGATATTATAATATAATTGTTAGGCGCAATCTCGTCATCTCCAATGCCAATAGTAACAACATCATTTTCGGTATAGCAATTTATAATTGTTGCATCAAAAATCAATTGTCTATCATCCATCGCTTCTTCCCTTCCATCTCAAGAAATTAATAACTTTTTATTGGAAAAGCTCTCATAATAAAGTATAGCATGCTTAATTTTCAAATAAATTGTACATTTTATGACTTTATTTAAATCAAAAAAACAATCTCCTGACAATTATGCGTGTCAAAAGATTGTTTCACGTGAAACATATTAAACATTAAAGCGGAAATGAACAACGTCTCCATCTTTCATTTCATATTCTTTACCTTCTAAGCGTACTTTACCTGCTTCTTTTGCAGCTTGTTCTGAGCCATATTCAAGCAAAGCATCATATGCGACCACTTCGGCACGAATGAACCCACGTTCGAAGTCCGTATGAATGATTCCCGCGCATTGTGGAGCTTTCATACCTTTAATGAATGTCCAAGCACGAACTTCTTGAACGCCTGCTGTGAAGTAAGTCGCTAAGCCAAGCAATGTATACGCGGAACGAATCAATTGGTCTAAACCGGATTCTTCAATTCCAAGCGCTTCTAAAAACTCAAGCTTATCTTCATCTTCAAGTTCAGCAATTTCTTCTTCAGCACGAGCACAAACAACGATAACTTCGGAGTTTTCAGCCGCAGCGAATTCACGCACTTGTTGTACATATTTATTATCATCCGGACTAGAAACATCTTCTTCACTTACATTCGCTACATATAAAACTGGTTTTCTTGTAAGTAAGAAAAGGTTGCGAACAATTTTTTCTTCTTCTTCATTAAATTCAATCGCACGAGCTGGCTTGTCATTCTCAAAAGCATCACGTAATTTAACTAAAACGTTATATTCAGCAACAGCATCTTTATCTTTTTGTTTAGAAAGCTTCTCAACACGTCCAATACGCTTCTCTACCGTTTCTAAATCAGCTAAGATTAGTTCCAAGTTGATTGTAGAAATATCGTCTAGCGGGTCTACTCGGCCTTCTACGTGGGTAATGTTTTCATCGTCAAAACAACGCGTAACATGACAAATCGCATCTACTTGGCGGATATGGGATAAGAATTTATTTCCAAGCCCTTCGCCTTTACTAGCACCTTTTACAATTCCGGCGATATCAGTAAATTCAAAAGTTGTTGGAACGGTTTTTTTCGGTTTTACAAGTTCTGTTAGTTTGTTTAATCTGTGGTCAGGAACTTCTACAATTCCTACGTTCGGGTCAATCGTCGCAAACGGATAATTCGCAGCCTCTGCTCCTGCTTTTGTGATTGCATTAAAAAGTGTCGATTTCCCAACATTAGGAAGCCCGACAATACCAGCTGTAAGTGCCATTATATATAAACTCCTTTTCATTAACTTCATTTTCAAATGCCCGTCAAATAGACATTTTTTCACTAACGTATATTATAAAGGTTTTTCAAATAAAAAGCCACCCACCAAAAAACGAAAACCCTTTAATCAGCAAAGGATTTTCGTTTTTATTATTTCATTTCTTTCCAAATAGCAATCATCTCATAAGCTACATCTCGCAATGTATAAGTTGTCATAAATTGATCTTCCGCATGCATAAAGAGGATGGAAATTTGTACATCCGAACCATCAGCTTCTTTTTGAATTAGCTGTACATGGTTTTTATGACTTTGGCTTAGAAATTCATTAGCTTCGTCTATTTTATCATAAGCTTCTTTGAAATTTCTTTGTCTCCCCAACCTCATCGCTTCAATAATACAACTTCTTGCAGCACCAACAGAACTGATTATTTGAAATGATGCGAGTTCCATTCCTTCCATTTTTGTTAACCTCCTATGATTGAAACTCGCCCTGTTAATTTAGTATCTGAACTTCCACCAACGAAAATTTCTATACCACCGGGCTCTACCTCATATTTATTGTTAATTGACCATATTTCAAAGGTTGATTTAGTTAACTTAAATGTCACTTTAGCTGTCTCATTCCCTGCAATACGAATCTTTTTAAAAGCTTTTAGTTCTTTTTTTCTTCTAGTTATACTTGCTTCTATATCATGAATGTAAAGCTGCACTACTTCTACTCCAGCTAAATTAGAAGTATTCTTCACGTTTACACTCACTTCAACATATTGCTCATTATTGAGTTCTGATATTGTGATAACATCTTGTTTCATTTGTAAATCTAGATATTCAAAAGTACTATAACTTAAACCATAACCAAATGGATAAAGTGGCTTTCCAGTTAAATCAAAATAATCTTCTTTATATTCGACTGCCTTTTGATTATAGTAGATAGGAATCTGACCAGAAGATCTAGGTATGCTAACTGGTAATTTACCTGAAGGATTGTAATGCCCGAATAGAACCTCAGCAATTGCTTTTCCTCCCATGCCTCCAGGATACCAAGCAGTAAGAATGGCATCTGCCTCAATACTAATTTCAGGGATTGCAATTGGTCTTCCTTGAATCAGTACAACGATTACAGGTTTACCAGTGCGCTTCATTGCATAAAATAAATCTAGTTGTGGTTGTGGAAGCGTGATATCAGAAACATCAACGTTTTCACCCGCATCCATATTTGGACCCTTAGAGCTTACCGCGCCATTACTCAAAAATTCCATATTAAAATTCCTTGCACTCGAACCGCCTAGCACCATTACAATTGCATCTGATTCTCTAGCAATTTCTTCTGCTTTTTGGATACCGTCTACCAGCTTTTCACGAATTTCAGTACCTTTTTCAGAAAGGACTTCCCAATTTTTGGGAACTAAATTTTTTATTCCTTCTAAAACAGTGACACATTCTGATTCATTTTGCGGAGCTGTATAGTCCCCCAGCTGATTATAAAGCGCATTTATACTAGGACCTATAACAGCCAATTTTTTTCTTTCACCCACTAAAGGTAATGTTTCAAAGTCGTTTTTCAAAAGGCAAATACCTTCTCGAGCAGCTTGTAAATTTAGTTGCTTCCAATCAGACTTAGGTGCTTGAATTTCTTCCGCCACAAATGGTTGCTCAAATAGACCTAACTGGAATTTCACTTGGAGAACTCTTCTCACAGCATCGTCCACAATTTTTTCATCAAGGATATTTTTTTCTACACTTTCTTCAAGAAACGGAAATACTTCATCCCACAAACTCAAATCCACACCAGCTTCAAGAGCCATTTTTGCCGCTTTTTTGGGATCGGGATTTAGTTTTAATAATCTATCAAGTGCACAGCCATCCGCCATGACGATTCCAGAAAATCCCATTTCTTCTCGCAAAATACTTGTTAATAGTTCTTTATTAGCATGACAAGGAACTCCGTCAATCTCATTATATGCTGCCATCACACCAAGAGCGCCACTTCTAATTCCCGCGCGTATTGGGTCTAAGAAAATCTCTCTAAGTTCTCTTATACCAATAGAAACGGGTCCAGAATTATGACCACCAACAGGCTCACCTTGTGCTGCAAAATGCTTTAAAATAACTGCAATTTTCCCATCTGATTGGAACCCATCTGTAATTGCCGCTGTTAATTCTGATGCAAGATACGGATCTTCCCCAT comes from the Listeria welshimeri serovar 6b str. SLCC5334 genome and includes:
- a CDS encoding beta-glucoside-specific PTS transporter subunit IIABC, which translates into the protein MDYNQLAKEIIQAVGGKGNVNEVYHCITRLRFQLKDQSKVNEQQLKDLDKVMGTNIAGNQFQVIIGNDVPKVFDALVEENPAWKNKETANKTTRQKGVKGFFSNIFDALSGVFAPILPAIAGAGLIKGFMALFVSLDWLATNTETYRILMAIGDGVFYFLPILVAVSAARYFKANMFVALGIGAALLYPDLTALLSAGKVPHFIGLPVTPVTYAYSVIPILLAIWIMSYVEKWVDRIIPTSLKLLFVPLITMFIVVPLTLVVIGPLGTFVGDGVSGGINWLLNNGGVIGGILIGGAMAIIVMTGMHYAIVPFVISNLAKYGYDKFLPLTYISNMSQAGATFGVFFRAKDKKLKSLAFSTGLTALMGVTEPAMYGINVVYKRPFMASLIGGAAGGGFAMMFGVKAYVLTGNGGIPGLPGLVGDTFVYALIAMALAFIVALIFSYIFGIDEQLVEATPVVEKVAAGTEILQAPVAGELVKMSEVNDTTFADEIMGKSIAIKPNEGKLYAPANGTIISLFKTKHAIAMQTDNGAEILLHVGIDTVKLDGNYFTAHVTNGDVVEQGDLLVTFDMEKIAEKYDTTTIMVVTNTNEYSLIESKDNGAVTKGNQVMELRSEQNE
- the licT gene encoding BglG family transcription antiterminator LicT → MRIERIFNNNIVSAISEDAQELLILGKGLGFNSKVGDPINESKIEKVFELKDDTIDKFKMIVNEIPIQFLEVTDDIVKLFKMKTTKDISDVIYISLSDHLYFATQRLQENVVIENPLSWEVKRFYQEEYAVAKDAAKMVEDKLKLELPEAEISNIALHFVNAEVDSDMNDVTHIMQLIQEIISIIKYHFNIEFDEESTNYYRFMTHLKFFCQRVIIGETIDEMDEFLYQTVKKSRTVIFECIEKIGLFLEKNYQFTMSHSEQFYLALHIERLLKRKNN
- a CDS encoding multidrug effflux MFS transporter is translated as MEKNIETKKINLALLVCLVGFPQISETIYTPSLTEIATSYGISLNLAQMTLSIYFLAFAAGVFFWGVSSDYLGRRKAMNFGIFIYILGCLVCLISSNITVLFIGRFIQAFGASTGSVTTQTILRDNYHGKNRHQLFAKISAALAFSPAIGPLVGGFIGQFYGFRAVFLCLVIMGMALFFWSLKRLPETNTVTTTSFSVQEMLVIGKKMIYNRYTTSFGVLIGIFNGILFSYYSEAPTIFMEKFHFSQSQYGFMGCAVAAATILGAWLSNLRLKQNSPHKIIKEGILLALFGTTALSTVALLPLKIQVIMYILFISIILVGIGMALPNCLSLALVKFQEVAGTAGAFLSLGYYVIVSICTFLIGVFHTGSILVFPIFCIVLLLIALICIKFSK
- a CDS encoding SMI1/KNR4 family protein, with product MDIFLKLDAFFEEFVELRGLPATSDQINEAQKLLNVQFNEQYINFIKRFGGAFAGISIHAFSNESLIGKATVVDFTLKFRDTYGESVPRELRNSYVISDDGSGNPILMDTAGKITIYFHDSGESELLYNSLQELLASTILKII
- the ychF gene encoding redox-regulated ATPase YchF; translated protein: MALTAGIVGLPNVGKSTLFNAITKAGAEAANYPFATIDPNVGIVEVPDHRLNKLTELVKPKKTVPTTFEFTDIAGIVKGASKGEGLGNKFLSHIRQVDAICHVTRCFDDENITHVEGRVDPLDDISTINLELILADLETVEKRIGRVEKLSKQKDKDAVAEYNVLVKLRDAFENDKPARAIEFNEEEEKIVRNLFLLTRKPVLYVANVSEEDVSSPDDNKYVQQVREFAAAENSEVIVVCARAEEEIAELEDEDKLEFLEALGIEESGLDQLIRSAYTLLGLATYFTAGVQEVRAWTFIKGMKAPQCAGIIHTDFERGFIRAEVVAYDALLEYGSEQAAKEAGKVRLEGKEYEMKDGDVVHFRFNV
- a CDS encoding PTS lactose/cellobiose transporter subunit IIA, which produces MEGMELASFQIISSVGAARSCIIEAMRLGRQRNFKEAYDKIDEANEFLSQSHKNHVQLIQKEADGSDVQISILFMHAEDQFMTTYTLRDVAYEMIAIWKEMK
- a CDS encoding glycoside hydrolase family 3 N-terminal domain-containing protein is translated as MAIYLDKNKPVSKRVEDLLSKMTLAEKCGQLNQRMYGWEAFSRDGETFQITEKFKEEVTRFEGIGALYGLFRADPWSKMNKDTGVSRKNAGKVANKIQRYVIENTRLGIPVLLAEEVPHGHQALDSESYPVNLARAASFHPELQKQVAHAIAEEISEKGVHLALASALDILRDPRWGRAEECYGEDPYLASELTAAITDGFQSDGKIAVILKHFAAQGEPVGGHNSGPVSIGIRELREIFLDPIRAGIRSGALGVMAAYNEIDGVPCHANKELLTSILREEMGFSGIVMADGCALDRLLKLNPDPKKAAKMALEAGVDLSLWDEVFPFLEESVEKNILDEKIVDDAVRRVLQVKFQLGLFEQPFVAEEIQAPKSDWKQLNLQAAREGICLLKNDFETLPLVGERKKLAVIGPSINALYNQLGDYTAPQNESECVTVLEGIKNLVPKNWEVLSEKGTEIREKLVDGIQKAEEIARESDAIVMVLGGSSARNFNMEFLSNGAVSSKGPNMDAGENVDVSDITLPQPQLDLFYAMKRTGKPVIVVLIQGRPIAIPEISIEADAILTAWYPGGMGGKAIAEVLFGHYNPSGKLPVSIPRSSGQIPIYYNQKAVEYKEDYFDLTGKPLYPFGYGLSYSTFEYLDLQMKQDVITISELNNEQYVEVSVNVKNTSNLAGVEVVQLYIHDIEASITRRKKELKAFKKIRIAGNETAKVTFKLTKSTFEIWSINNKYEVEPGGIEIFVGGSSDTKLTGRVSIIGG